The Halogranum gelatinilyticum genome contains a region encoding:
- a CDS encoding DUF3194 domain-containing protein gives MAEPTDEEVVQTAAEAAEGVIFKHYKQSEVKDFDVTVTFEDGVLDVDVYLNAPGDDVDPDAVVDEAAKTAQEAVDELFEAA, from the coding sequence ATGGCCGAACCAACCGACGAAGAGGTCGTCCAGACCGCGGCCGAGGCCGCGGAGGGCGTCATCTTCAAACACTACAAACAGTCCGAGGTCAAGGACTTCGACGTGACGGTGACGTTCGAGGACGGCGTGCTCGACGTCGACGTCTATCTGAACGCACCCGGCGACGACGTCGACCCCGACGCGGTGGTCGACGAAGCCGCCAAGACGGCCCAGGAGGCCGTCGACGAACTGTTCGAGGCGGCGTAA
- a CDS encoding prefoldin subunit beta has translation MQGNLPPDAQEKIEELQDLQETAQQLSAQKQQAESTLTESQNALEALEDIDEDATMYREIGELFVQTDYDEAYETLEDKVDSLEVRVEQLAKQEERVQGQFEELQQELQQMLQGGGAPMGPGGAGGA, from the coding sequence ATGCAGGGTAACCTACCGCCGGACGCACAGGAGAAAATCGAGGAACTGCAGGATCTTCAGGAGACGGCACAGCAGCTGTCCGCCCAGAAGCAGCAGGCCGAGTCGACGCTGACCGAGTCCCAGAACGCCCTCGAGGCGCTCGAGGACATCGACGAGGACGCGACGATGTACCGCGAGATCGGCGAGCTCTTCGTCCAGACCGACTACGACGAGGCCTACGAGACCCTCGAAGACAAGGTCGACAGCCTCGAGGTCCGTGTCGAGCAGCTGGCGAAGCAGGAAGAGCGCGTTCAGGGCCAGTTCGAGGAGCTCCAGCAGGAGCTTCAGCAGATGCTCCAGGGCGGCGGAGCCCCGATGGGCCCCGGCGGCGCTGGCGGCGCGTAA
- a CDS encoding halocyanin domain-containing protein, producing the protein MDRRAFLTTVAAGSLALAGCTGSSSTPASSGSGSSGGSGTDDAYDGWFEGVDNYDGTVDRTGESEVVVKVGTQANGGGFGFGPAAVEVSVGTTVVWEWTGAGGSHNVVAEDGSFGSQYASQQGATFEHSFEETGTYPYYCQPHINLGMKGAVRVVES; encoded by the coding sequence ATGGACCGACGTGCCTTCCTCACGACAGTCGCGGCCGGGAGCCTCGCGCTCGCTGGCTGTACCGGCAGCAGTTCGACGCCAGCATCGAGCGGCTCGGGGAGTTCTGGCGGCTCCGGCACCGACGACGCCTACGACGGCTGGTTCGAGGGCGTCGACAACTACGACGGCACCGTCGACCGCACGGGCGAGTCCGAGGTCGTCGTGAAGGTCGGCACCCAGGCCAACGGCGGCGGCTTCGGCTTCGGCCCGGCGGCCGTCGAGGTCAGCGTCGGCACGACCGTCGTCTGGGAGTGGACCGGCGCGGGCGGCAGCCACAACGTCGTCGCCGAGGACGGGAGCTTCGGCAGCCAGTATGCGTCCCAGCAGGGGGCGACCTTCGAGCACAGCTTCGAGGAGACCGGGACCTATCCCTACTACTGCCAGCCGCACATCAACCTCGGCATGAAGGGCGCAGTCCGCGTCGTCGAGTCGTAG
- a CDS encoding KEOPS complex subunit Pcc1 → MEHHGAQSGDAPHAHTASLSFSYPDERRARIVEASVAVEVGDIDDARSQATVARDGDTVEVTVNAADLVALRAGLNSWTRMVGVAEDVADAADRVTDESTKSKGT, encoded by the coding sequence GTGGAGCACCACGGCGCGCAGTCGGGCGACGCCCCGCACGCCCACACCGCTTCTCTCTCTTTCAGCTACCCCGACGAGCGACGCGCCCGTATCGTCGAGGCGAGCGTCGCCGTCGAGGTCGGCGACATCGACGACGCCCGCTCGCAGGCGACGGTCGCCCGCGACGGCGACACCGTCGAAGTGACGGTCAACGCCGCAGACCTCGTCGCCCTCCGCGCCGGTCTCAACTCGTGGACGCGGATGGTCGGCGTCGCCGAGGACGTCGCTGACGCCGCGGACCGCGTGACCGACGAGTCGACGAAATCGAAAGGCACGTAG
- a CDS encoding DNA-directed RNA polymerase subunit P has translation MSYKCSRCKRDVELDEYGGVRCPYCGHRVLLKERGGGIKEVDVK, from the coding sequence ATGAGTTACAAGTGCTCCCGGTGCAAGCGCGACGTAGAACTTGACGAGTACGGCGGCGTCCGCTGTCCGTACTGTGGCCACCGTGTCCTCCTGAAGGAGCGCGGCGGCGGCATCAAGGAAGTCGACGTTAAGTAG
- a CDS encoding eL43 family ribosomal protein: protein MAEKKKARKTGSSGRFGARYGRVARKRVSEIESNMRNAKLEGDDVKRLGSGIWINQSTGEKFTGGAYRPETPGGRTVKRSIRAALSTDEE, encoded by the coding sequence ATGGCCGAAAAGAAGAAGGCACGAAAGACCGGCAGCTCCGGCCGATTCGGTGCCCGCTACGGACGTGTCGCCCGCAAGCGCGTCTCCGAGATCGAGAGCAACATGCGCAACGCCAAGCTCGAAGGCGACGACGTGAAACGCCTCGGTTCCGGTATCTGGATCAACCAGTCGACCGGCGAGAAGTTCACCGGCGGCGCCTACCGCCCCGAGACCCCCGGTGGTCGCACCGTCAAGCGGTCCATCCGCGCAGCGCTCTCGACCGACGAGGAATAA
- a CDS encoding DUF2103 domain-containing protein: MNCRRCEAPLRKPGDYCLTCNTANCDAVVVDFRRDRATLTMLDEDEVVGETIVTTLPEPDEERGGVELRNFAGRVADEIQRKRPETVYAAARRDASEGGGRQGTKYDARDALRETKAQLHHEFYRVTGDDPVHSVLDRRGERSLAVVETPPREKLGGTHSTLIGGRKGRKAIGVVADHPHVKKIIPGPIDAGGKGSRTGLRAKVTRADDNGNVRLLFRDGSSVQENRVVTTAMDRETGEWVREDLNEALYEAGFQGE; encoded by the coding sequence ATGAACTGTCGGCGGTGTGAGGCCCCCTTGCGGAAGCCCGGAGACTACTGTCTCACCTGCAACACCGCCAACTGCGACGCGGTCGTCGTCGACTTCCGGCGGGACCGCGCGACGCTGACGATGCTCGACGAGGACGAGGTGGTCGGCGAGACGATCGTGACGACCCTCCCCGAACCGGACGAGGAGCGCGGCGGCGTCGAGCTCCGGAACTTCGCGGGCCGCGTCGCCGACGAGATTCAGCGCAAGCGGCCCGAGACGGTCTACGCTGCGGCCCGGCGCGACGCGAGCGAGGGCGGCGGGAGGCAGGGGACGAAGTACGACGCCCGCGACGCGCTGCGGGAGACCAAGGCCCAACTCCACCACGAGTTCTACCGCGTCACCGGCGACGACCCCGTCCACTCCGTCTTGGACCGTCGCGGCGAACGCTCGCTGGCGGTCGTCGAGACGCCGCCGCGCGAGAAGCTCGGCGGCACCCACAGCACGCTCATCGGCGGCCGGAAGGGCCGCAAGGCCATCGGCGTCGTCGCCGACCATCCGCACGTCAAGAAGATCATCCCCGGTCCCATCGACGCCGGCGGGAAGGGGTCGCGGACGGGGCTGCGGGCGAAGGTGACCCGCGCCGACGACAACGGCAACGTCCGGCTGCTCTTCCGCGACGGCTCCAGCGTCCAAGAGAACCGCGTCGTGACGACGGCGATGGACCGCGAGACGGGCGAGTGGGTCCGCGAAGACCTCAACGAAGCACTGTACGAGGCGGGGTTTCAAGGCGAGTGA
- the truD gene encoding tRNA pseudouridine(13) synthase TruD, whose protein sequence is MREAHPIERAVGMDHYVSDADGIGGVLRVDPEDFRVTELERFEPKPIDADPGDFAHLVLRVTLRGWDTNDFVRQLSNQMDISRERVSWAGTKDKHAVTTQLFTVKQGEPAAVPEVNNADIEIIGRAGRGLQFGDLAGNAFTIRVHDPAHPENAETITDQLHEFAGSDEHVGVPNFFGQQRFGSRRPVTHEVGLHVVREEWREAVLAYAGNPSDQEPESTQAARRFVDETAASDDPDWQAALEEMPNRLRYERSMLHRLHQDGDQSDEDWRHALEAVPSNLQRLFVNAAQSYVFNRILSERLERGLPFGKPVEGDVVCFADRDAPEELVMPDIDRLQEATGRRVDVMARHCERGRAFVTAPLVGTETELASGEQGEIEREILDELDLEPADFDLPGNFDSSGTRRAILLRTAMDVERDPLSFSFALPSGSYATAVMREYLKAGPLDL, encoded by the coding sequence ATGCGTGAGGCCCACCCCATCGAGCGCGCGGTCGGGATGGACCACTACGTCAGCGACGCCGACGGCATCGGCGGGGTTCTGCGAGTGGACCCCGAGGACTTCCGCGTCACCGAGTTAGAGCGATTCGAGCCGAAGCCCATCGACGCCGACCCCGGCGACTTCGCCCATCTCGTCCTCCGGGTCACGCTGCGCGGCTGGGACACCAACGACTTCGTCCGTCAGCTGTCGAACCAGATGGACATCAGCCGCGAGCGCGTCTCGTGGGCTGGCACGAAGGACAAACACGCCGTGACGACCCAGCTGTTCACCGTCAAGCAGGGCGAGCCGGCGGCAGTTCCCGAGGTCAACAACGCCGACATCGAGATCATCGGCCGCGCGGGCCGCGGGCTCCAGTTCGGCGACCTCGCGGGCAACGCCTTCACCATCCGCGTCCACGACCCCGCCCATCCCGAGAACGCCGAGACCATCACCGACCAGCTGCACGAGTTCGCCGGCTCCGACGAGCACGTCGGCGTCCCGAACTTCTTCGGCCAGCAACGGTTCGGCAGCCGCCGTCCCGTCACGCACGAGGTCGGTCTCCACGTCGTCCGCGAGGAGTGGCGCGAGGCCGTCCTCGCTTACGCCGGCAACCCGAGCGACCAAGAGCCGGAGAGCACCCAGGCGGCCCGCAGATTCGTCGACGAGACCGCCGCGAGCGACGACCCAGACTGGCAGGCAGCATTGGAGGAGATGCCGAACCGCCTGCGCTACGAGCGGTCGATGCTCCACCGGCTGCACCAAGACGGCGACCAGAGCGACGAGGATTGGCGGCACGCACTCGAAGCCGTCCCCTCGAACCTCCAGCGGCTGTTCGTCAACGCCGCCCAATCCTACGTCTTCAACCGTATCCTGAGCGAGCGGCTGGAGCGCGGCCTGCCGTTCGGCAAGCCCGTCGAGGGCGACGTGGTCTGTTTCGCCGACCGCGACGCGCCCGAGGAGTTGGTCATGCCGGACATCGACCGCCTGCAGGAGGCGACGGGCCGCCGTGTCGACGTGATGGCGCGGCACTGCGAGCGCGGCCGGGCGTTCGTCACCGCGCCGCTCGTCGGTACGGAGACGGAGTTAGCGAGCGGCGAACAGGGCGAAATCGAGCGCGAGATATTAGACGAACTCGATCTCGAACCCGCGGACTTCGACTTGCCGGGGAACTTCGATTCGTCGGGGACGCGCCGGGCGATTCTACTGCGGACGGCGATGGACGTCGAGCGCGACCCGCTCTCGTTCTCCTTCGCGCTGCCGTCGGGTTCGTACGCGACGGCCGTGATGCGCGAGTATCTGAAGGCCGGGCCGCTGGACCTCTGA